From the genome of Nocardia sp. NBC_01503, one region includes:
- the mycP gene encoding type VII secretion-associated serine protease mycosin, with translation MTTNGFRAKGLRVIAAGSALAALASFGPGVEPGAARADRPPAINPGLLPPGGPAAPPSKTEHPANSPCVSTQAGGDGPTIPPTQRALDLEHAWRFSRGAGQLVAVIDTGVSPHPRLPGLIPGGDYVANSGGGTEDCDAHGTIVAGLIAAEQEPGQGFAGVAPEARIMTIRQTSALYQVEGASRDKGPDDFPDGYGKISALASAIRRAADAGARVINISLVACPTKEPESTEMGMLGAAVRYAAVEKDVVIVTSAGNTDTCKASNPGIDPLHPNADLWNRITSYVAPAWWDEYVLSVGSIDAFGQPSKFTVPGPWVGVAAPGEDVISLDPRGPGLTTAKFTNQGQVNRYSGTSFAAPYVSGVAALLRSRFPDMPAHEVIERIEATAHAPGEGWNPYIGYGAVDPVAALTAEVPKDLPPKQPSAARDKQLPLPAEPEAPDNTARDVALIGTGIVGLLLVLGFLASFPLRRRFGMHSDD, from the coding sequence GTGACCACCAACGGTTTCCGGGCCAAGGGTCTGCGTGTCATCGCCGCGGGCAGCGCCTTGGCCGCGCTGGCGTCATTCGGCCCGGGCGTGGAACCCGGTGCGGCACGGGCGGATCGGCCACCCGCCATCAATCCCGGACTGTTGCCGCCGGGTGGACCCGCGGCCCCGCCGAGCAAGACCGAGCATCCCGCCAACTCCCCGTGCGTCAGTACCCAGGCGGGCGGGGACGGCCCGACGATTCCACCGACCCAGCGTGCCCTGGACCTGGAGCACGCCTGGCGATTCTCCCGCGGCGCAGGACAATTGGTGGCGGTCATCGACACGGGCGTTTCGCCGCATCCCCGCCTGCCCGGCCTCATTCCCGGCGGGGACTACGTCGCCAATTCCGGTGGCGGCACCGAGGACTGCGATGCGCACGGCACGATCGTCGCCGGACTCATTGCCGCGGAACAGGAACCGGGCCAGGGCTTCGCGGGTGTCGCCCCGGAGGCGCGGATCATGACCATCCGACAGACCAGCGCCCTCTATCAGGTCGAGGGTGCGAGCCGAGACAAAGGCCCGGACGATTTCCCGGACGGCTACGGCAAGATCTCCGCACTCGCCTCGGCCATCCGGCGCGCCGCCGATGCCGGGGCGCGCGTCATCAATATCTCCCTGGTGGCCTGTCCCACAAAGGAACCCGAGAGCACCGAGATGGGCATGCTCGGCGCGGCGGTGCGGTACGCGGCGGTGGAGAAGGACGTCGTCATAGTCACCTCGGCGGGCAATACCGACACCTGTAAGGCGAGCAATCCCGGTATCGACCCGCTGCATCCGAACGCCGATCTCTGGAACCGCATCACCTCGTATGTGGCCCCGGCCTGGTGGGACGAGTACGTACTCTCGGTGGGCTCCATCGACGCCTTCGGCCAGCCGTCCAAATTCACGGTTCCCGGGCCGTGGGTCGGTGTGGCCGCACCGGGTGAGGATGTCATCTCCCTGGATCCGCGCGGACCGGGGCTCACCACGGCGAAATTCACCAATCAGGGTCAGGTGAACCGGTACAGCGGAACGAGTTTCGCGGCGCCGTACGTCTCCGGCGTTGCGGCACTGCTGCGTTCACGCTTCCCGGATATGCCCGCCCACGAGGTCATCGAGCGCATCGAGGCCACCGCGCACGCGCCCGGCGAGGGTTGGAATCCCTATATCGGTTACGGCGCTGTCGATCCCGTCGCCGCCCTCACCGCCGAGGTGCCCAAGGATCTCCCGCCCAAACAACCCAGCGCCGCCAGGGATAAGCAACTCCCGCTCCCCGCCGAGCCCGAAGCGCCCGACAACACCGCCCGCGATGTGGCGCTCATCGGCACCGGAATCGTCGGTCTACTCCTGGTTTTGGGCTTCCTGGCGTCATTCCCCCTGCGCCGCAGGTTCGGAATGCACTCCGACGACTGA
- the eccB gene encoding type VII secretion protein EccB gives MPSKPTTRWQVSGYRFLVRRMEHALVRRDVRMLHDPMRSQSRAFSVGLILACVALAGCGVLALLRPQDKIGSNKILIGKDTGAVYVVIDNVVHPALNLSSARLAAGEAAKPATVKESELGKKPRGQLIGIPGAPATLNFESASNGRGWTVCDVLANDGSRTLTTSVLAGDPELGEKAAALESGKALLVQGRDHTYLIYDNHRAQVDMNDRAVVDALDIRGHTPRPISEGLLDAIPEVLPIVPPQIANAGAAPNYSIGDHRIADVVQVRTDSRNYVVLADGLQPVSPLTADIVRNAYRSTAADDHIAQADRTGAPVSSALPVSDYPDKAPGIVEGKDQPVDCLAWQPVGAADKADGSKHADLTVLTGHAVPIPDRARLVPLAQADGNGPEVDSYYMKPGAGAYVQTTGLEPDSQRRDSLFFISDYGVRYGIRDLEAAKALGMDPESVRPEPAPWPIVGLLAAGPTLSREAAMVAHDGVAPDPNPAGEPVKSQN, from the coding sequence ATGCCTTCAAAACCGACGACGCGATGGCAGGTCAGCGGCTATCGCTTCCTGGTTCGCCGCATGGAACACGCCCTGGTCCGCAGGGACGTGCGAATGCTGCACGACCCGATGCGCTCGCAGTCCCGGGCATTCAGCGTCGGACTCATCCTGGCGTGTGTCGCACTGGCGGGTTGCGGGGTGCTTGCTCTACTGCGACCGCAGGACAAGATCGGGTCGAACAAGATCCTCATCGGCAAGGACACCGGGGCCGTCTACGTGGTCATCGACAATGTGGTGCATCCGGCGCTGAATCTGTCCTCGGCGCGGCTGGCGGCGGGGGAGGCGGCCAAACCGGCGACGGTGAAGGAGTCCGAGCTCGGCAAGAAGCCGCGCGGACAGCTCATCGGCATTCCGGGCGCACCCGCCACCCTGAACTTCGAATCCGCGAGCAATGGCCGCGGTTGGACCGTCTGCGATGTGCTGGCCAATGACGGCAGCCGGACACTCACCACGTCGGTGCTCGCCGGTGACCCGGAGCTGGGGGAGAAGGCCGCGGCGCTGGAGTCCGGGAAGGCGCTGCTGGTGCAGGGGCGCGACCACACCTATCTGATCTACGACAATCACCGCGCGCAGGTGGATATGAACGATCGCGCGGTGGTGGACGCCCTCGATATTCGCGGGCATACCCCGCGGCCCATCAGCGAGGGCCTGCTCGACGCGATTCCCGAGGTGCTGCCGATCGTGCCCCCGCAGATCGCGAATGCCGGTGCCGCGCCGAACTATTCGATCGGTGACCATCGGATCGCGGATGTGGTGCAGGTGCGCACCGACAGCCGGAACTATGTGGTGCTGGCCGATGGATTACAGCCGGTGTCGCCGTTGACGGCCGATATCGTGCGCAATGCGTATCGGTCCACGGCCGCCGATGATCACATCGCGCAGGCGGATCGCACCGGCGCACCGGTCTCCTCGGCGCTGCCGGTCTCGGACTATCCCGATAAGGCGCCCGGCATTGTGGAGGGCAAGGATCAACCCGTCGACTGCCTGGCCTGGCAGCCGGTCGGCGCCGCCGACAAGGCGGACGGCAGCAAGCATGCGGACCTGACGGTGCTCACCGGCCACGCCGTGCCGATCCCGGATCGTGCCCGGCTGGTGCCGCTCGCCCAGGCCGATGGCAATGGGCCGGAAGTGGATTCGTATTACATGAAGCCCGGTGCGGGCGCGTATGTACAGACCACCGGGCTGGAGCCGGACAGTCAGCGGCGGGACAGCCTGTTCTTCATCTCCGATTACGGTGTGCGCTACGGCATCAGGGATCTCGAGGCCGCGAAAGCGCTCGGTATGGACCCGGAGTCGGTTCGACCCGAACCTGCGCCCTGGCCGATCGTCGGACTGCTGGCCGCCGGGCCGACGCTGAGTCGGGAGGCGGCCATGGTGGCGCATGACGGGGTCGCACCCGATCCGAATCCGGCGGGGGAACCGGTCAAATCGCAGAACTGA
- the eccE gene encoding type VII secretion protein EccE — translation MARTGIPNLLVAQSAAVVALFVAVVCGVPFRVALGVAIAFGLVFLLPIGKRPVSEWIGTRMRFRARRPRPVADLIDFHAPDGRSLGLFRDGSRVVAVVEVLPPRGGLTRLGRSTVQSAHLLPLPELAKSLGQHDILLAGIDIVSHGHRSRSGTPAGAIYESLIGPLPATAHRTVWLAIAFDPLRCPDAADRRGGGLHGACRAVTIATQRVLRTLEDAGCAARILTAPEITKATLQITAGVDPRELTQHWRYAELGNSVNIGAAVPPSRLDSEQLARLWVPASRGTTVAVRLRPGSSAETVHIGAAWRLTARELPEDQLQPHMISMNGRHREGLLAQLPLAAPGMDDTIPTEERAIADITAVELPSAGCGQLVGSDDEGNGVAVRVVGQGISSVYVAGELYLAQQLVFRALAVGERVLLRTERPQVWEQLITTIGNPERLTLAADTHESDSGFTAVLVDGVLAPAPHAGITTIYLAGDPLGWPGARPDLSIVQPSAAGNRVTLRTGTTHVELNLVSIPRESTYIGQPRAATAMAGQPG, via the coding sequence ATGGCCCGAACGGGCATACCGAACCTGCTGGTCGCGCAGTCGGCCGCGGTGGTCGCACTGTTCGTCGCGGTGGTGTGCGGAGTGCCGTTCCGGGTGGCGCTGGGTGTGGCCATAGCATTCGGACTGGTCTTTTTGTTGCCAATTGGCAAACGACCAGTTTCCGAGTGGATCGGCACCCGAATGCGCTTCCGCGCCCGCCGCCCCCGACCCGTAGCCGACCTCATCGACTTCCACGCGCCCGATGGCCGCTCCCTCGGACTCTTCCGCGACGGCAGCCGCGTGGTCGCCGTGGTCGAGGTACTCCCACCCAGGGGCGGACTCACCCGGCTCGGCCGCAGCACCGTACAATCGGCACATCTGCTGCCACTGCCCGAACTCGCGAAAAGCCTTGGCCAGCACGATATTCTGCTCGCCGGTATCGATATCGTCTCGCACGGTCACCGCAGCCGCTCCGGTACACCCGCCGGGGCCATCTACGAATCCCTGATCGGCCCACTGCCCGCCACGGCGCACCGCACGGTCTGGCTGGCCATCGCCTTCGATCCGCTGCGCTGCCCGGATGCCGCCGATCGGCGCGGCGGCGGACTGCACGGCGCGTGCCGGGCGGTCACCATCGCCACCCAGCGCGTCCTGCGCACCCTGGAGGACGCCGGTTGCGCGGCGCGAATTCTCACCGCACCCGAAATCACCAAGGCGACACTGCAAATCACCGCCGGGGTCGACCCACGCGAACTCACCCAGCACTGGCGCTACGCCGAACTCGGCAACAGCGTCAATATCGGAGCGGCGGTACCGCCCAGCCGACTCGACTCCGAACAGCTTGCGCGCCTGTGGGTTCCGGCCTCGCGCGGCACCACCGTGGCGGTGCGGCTGCGACCGGGCAGCTCGGCGGAGACGGTGCATATCGGTGCGGCCTGGCGGCTCACGGCCCGGGAACTGCCCGAGGATCAACTGCAGCCACACATGATCTCCATGAACGGACGGCACCGCGAGGGCCTGCTCGCGCAATTGCCGCTCGCGGCACCGGGAATGGACGACACCATCCCCACCGAGGAGCGTGCGATCGCCGATATCACCGCCGTCGAATTGCCTTCGGCGGGCTGCGGACAGCTGGTCGGCTCCGATGATGAGGGCAATGGCGTCGCCGTCCGCGTGGTGGGACAGGGCATTTCGAGCGTTTACGTCGCCGGTGAACTGTATTTGGCACAGCAGCTGGTATTCCGCGCACTGGCGGTGGGCGAACGCGTGCTGCTGCGCACCGAACGCCCGCAGGTGTGGGAGCAGCTCATCACCACCATCGGCAACCCGGAGCGACTGACCCTGGCCGCCGATACCCACGAATCGGACTCCGGGTTCACCGCGGTACTGGTGGACGGCGTCCTCGCACCCGCCCCACATGCCGGAATCACCACCATCTACCTGGCCGGTGACCCGCTGGGCTGGCCCGGCGCGCGACCTGACCTGTCCATCGTGCAACCGAGCGCGGCGGGCAATCGCGTCACCCTGCGCACCGGCACCACCCACGTCGAGTTGAACCTGGTCTCCATCCCCCGCGAATCCACCTACATCGGCCAGCCCCGCGCCGCCACCGCCATGGCCGGTCAGCCCGGCTGA
- a CDS encoding NADPH-dependent FMN reductase has protein sequence MSTPLRLEVIVASVRPERFAPVVADWFLRAARADGQFEVGVIDLIDTPLPLDLGVTPESRAYCERIAAADAFAVVTSEYNHGYPASLKTALDTAKREWRAKPIGFVSYGGLSGGLRAVEQLRQVVAEIHMVSIRETVSFHEAKRKFDAAGETRDGAAIDAAARLLRQLGWWGRTLRDARATDPYPG, from the coding sequence GTGAGCACTCCACTGCGGCTAGAGGTAATCGTTGCCAGTGTGCGCCCGGAGCGGTTCGCACCGGTGGTCGCGGACTGGTTTCTGCGGGCGGCGCGGGCGGACGGGCAATTCGAGGTGGGCGTCATCGATCTGATCGATACGCCGCTGCCGTTGGATCTGGGTGTGACGCCGGAGTCGCGGGCCTACTGCGAAAGGATCGCCGCCGCAGACGCTTTCGCGGTGGTGACCTCGGAGTACAACCACGGATATCCGGCCTCGCTGAAGACCGCGCTCGATACCGCGAAGCGGGAGTGGCGGGCCAAGCCGATCGGATTCGTGAGTTATGGCGGGTTGTCGGGCGGGCTGCGTGCCGTCGAGCAACTCCGCCAAGTCGTGGCCGAAATCCATATGGTTTCCATTCGGGAGACCGTGAGCTTCCATGAAGCCAAGCGGAAATTCGATGCCGCCGGGGAGACTCGGGACGGCGCGGCGATCGACGCGGCGGCGCGCCTACTGCGCCAACTCGGCTGGTGGGGAAGGACTTTGCGCGATGCCCGCGCGACGGACCCCTACCCCGGCTGA
- a CDS encoding NAD-dependent epimerase/dehydratase family protein, which yields MSEGGPQADRTRVLLTGAAGYIGSHVYRALLAAGHEVIAVDNLLDSVHGINPTAPEGVSRVDIRNPEALEPLLRGVDVVCHLAAAVPVPDLPGTTPGRWVPPRPVSGRADKPDGPDRPDAAREPDAMTEAGDGDRPAGYGALRAAGGVEPCGCVQTSAGRREDVGHGAGPCVRGPADGGRESARSGPLEMQRAAVYATHNDAGTAVLLAAMERAGVRRLVLASSVAVYGEGRYRAGRQGPFFPGLRRRADLDRGLFDHRAPRTGDLLTWESLGEDAPLRPRSAYAASKVAQEHYALAWVASTGSAATVLRYHHVYGAPVDDGRTVRSAEAGVVSRFRADLLAGRPPRVFEDGGQVRDFVHVRDVAAATVAAVQRRLAGFVPLNIASGQPLTLWEVAAIMAKALDGPTPVVTGQYRITDIRHLVANPERARHALEFSARTGPGAGLSGYATTSAGR from the coding sequence ATGAGCGAAGGCGGACCGCAGGCCGACCGGACGCGAGTTCTGCTGACCGGGGCGGCAGGCTATATCGGCTCCCATGTGTATCGCGCGCTACTGGCCGCCGGGCACGAGGTGATCGCCGTCGACAATCTTCTGGACTCGGTCCACGGCATCAATCCGACTGCCCCCGAAGGCGTTTCCCGCGTCGATATTCGCAATCCCGAAGCGCTCGAGCCGCTGCTGCGCGGTGTGGACGTGGTTTGCCACCTGGCCGCCGCGGTTCCCGTGCCGGACCTGCCGGGCACCACTCCGGGCCGGTGGGTGCCGCCGCGACCGGTATCCGGCCGGGCCGATAAACCGGACGGACCGGACCGGCCGGATGCCGCCAGGGAGCCGGATGCGATGACGGAAGCGGGGGATGGCGATCGGCCGGCCGGATACGGTGCCTTGCGCGCCGCGGGCGGTGTGGAACCCTGTGGGTGCGTACAGACTTCGGCTGGACGGCGCGAGGATGTCGGGCATGGGGCCGGGCCCTGTGTACGCGGACCGGCCGATGGTGGACGGGAATCGGCGCGGTCCGGGCCCCTGGAGATGCAGCGGGCGGCGGTGTACGCCACGCACAATGACGCCGGGACCGCGGTGTTGCTGGCGGCCATGGAGCGGGCGGGCGTACGGCGGCTGGTACTGGCCTCCTCGGTCGCGGTGTACGGCGAGGGCCGGTATCGGGCGGGACGGCAGGGACCGTTCTTTCCGGGATTGCGGCGGCGGGCGGACCTGGATCGGGGACTGTTCGATCATCGCGCACCGCGCACCGGGGACCTGCTGACCTGGGAATCACTCGGCGAGGACGCGCCGCTGCGACCCCGGAGCGCTTATGCGGCAAGCAAAGTCGCGCAGGAGCATTACGCGCTCGCCTGGGTGGCCAGCACCGGATCGGCGGCGACCGTGTTGCGATACCACCATGTCTACGGTGCCCCGGTCGACGACGGGCGCACAGTGCGATCGGCGGAAGCCGGTGTGGTGTCGCGCTTCCGGGCCGATCTGCTGGCCGGGCGACCGCCCCGGGTGTTCGAAGACGGCGGGCAAGTAAGGGATTTCGTGCATGTGCGCGATGTCGCCGCGGCCACGGTGGCCGCGGTGCAGCGGCGGCTCGCCGGATTCGTACCGCTGAATATCGCCTCGGGGCAGCCGCTCACGCTGTGGGAGGTGGCCGCCATAATGGCCAAGGCGCTGGACGGGCCCACGCCGGTGGTGACCGGGCAGTACCGGATCACCGATATCCGGCATCTGGTCGCGAATCCCGAACGTGCCAGGCACGCACTGGAATTCAGCGCGCGTACCGGTCCGGGAGCGGGACTGTCCGGCTACGCCACTACATCGGCTGGGCGCTAG
- a CDS encoding S-methyl-5'-thioadenosine phosphorylase, giving the protein MSSDPRATLAIIGGSGFYDFFGDDATTVELETPYGAPSAPITIGQVQGRSVAFLPRHGRKHEYSPHTVPYRANMWALRSLGVRRIFGPCAVGSLRADWGPGTVAVPDQLVDRTSGREQTFYDAGGVHVSFADPYCGELRSAAIAAAGTELPMRDHGTMVVVQGPRFSTRAESQWFAGLGWELVNMTGHPEAVLARELEMCYSAIALVTDLDAGVESGHGVSAVDVFAEFERNLVPFKALVGRAIANVEGEDTCDVCRVLTGTGVQLPFELP; this is encoded by the coding sequence ATGAGTTCGGATCCTCGGGCCACGCTGGCCATTATCGGCGGCAGCGGGTTCTACGACTTCTTCGGTGACGATGCCACCACGGTGGAGCTCGAGACGCCCTACGGTGCTCCGAGCGCGCCCATCACGATCGGACAGGTCCAGGGGCGATCGGTCGCCTTCCTGCCCCGGCACGGGCGTAAGCACGAGTACTCGCCGCACACCGTGCCCTATCGCGCCAATATGTGGGCGCTGCGCAGCCTCGGTGTGCGCCGGATCTTCGGACCCTGTGCGGTCGGCAGCCTGCGCGCCGACTGGGGGCCGGGCACCGTGGCCGTACCGGACCAGCTGGTGGATCGCACCTCCGGGCGCGAGCAGACCTTCTATGACGCCGGCGGCGTGCACGTCTCCTTCGCCGATCCGTACTGCGGTGAGCTGCGTAGCGCCGCCATCGCGGCGGCGGGCACCGAACTGCCGATGCGGGATCACGGCACCATGGTCGTGGTGCAGGGGCCGCGCTTCTCCACCCGCGCGGAGAGCCAGTGGTTCGCCGGGCTCGGCTGGGAGCTGGTCAATATGACCGGGCATCCAGAGGCCGTCCTCGCCCGGGAGCTCGAAATGTGCTACTCCGCAATCGCTCTCGTCACCGACCTGGACGCGGGTGTCGAGTCCGGACACGGTGTCAGCGCGGTCGACGTCTTCGCCGAATTCGAGCGCAATCTGGTGCCGTTCAAGGCGCTCGTCGGTCGCGCCATCGCCAATGTCGAGGGTGAGGACACCTGCGATGTCTGCCGCGTGCTGACCGGTACCGGCGTGCAGCTGCCCTTCGAACTGCCGTAG
- a CDS encoding metal-sensitive transcriptional regulator, giving the protein MTGTDESCHDHASHGYITAKDDYLKRLRRIEGQSRGLQRMVEEEKYCIDILTQVSAMTKALQAVAMGLLEDHISHCVVDAAIAGGPEAEAKIKEATDAIARLVRS; this is encoded by the coding sequence GTGACCGGGACCGATGAGTCCTGCCACGATCACGCCTCGCACGGCTACATCACCGCCAAGGACGACTACCTCAAGCGCCTGCGCCGTATCGAAGGCCAATCCCGCGGCCTGCAGCGCATGGTCGAGGAGGAGAAGTACTGCATCGATATCCTCACCCAGGTCTCGGCCATGACCAAGGCCCTACAGGCGGTCGCCATGGGCCTGCTCGAGGATCACATCAGCCACTGTGTCGTCGATGCCGCCATCGCGGGCGGCCCCGAGGCCGAGGCCAAGATCAAGGAAGCCACCGACGCCATCGCGCGCCTGGTCCGCTCCTGA
- a CDS encoding helix-turn-helix domain-containing protein — MISSRCGAQPLHAGMMKATSWCGSADVVRRMRLDHARNLLCAPGFRSPATIAGVSGFADERNFYRVFRQEMGMTLEFWAESV, encoded by the coding sequence ATGATCTCTAGCCGGTGTGGCGCCCAGCCTCTCCATGCCGGGATGATGAAGGCGACCTCATGGTGCGGGTCGGCGGATGTGGTACGCCGGATGCGGCTCGATCATGCGCGAAACCTGCTGTGTGCGCCCGGTTTCCGCTCACCGGCGACGATCGCCGGGGTGTCCGGGTTCGCCGATGAGCGGAATTTCTACCGGGTCTTCCGGCAGGAGATGGGTATGACCCTGGAGTTCTGGGCCGAGTCGGTGTAG
- a CDS encoding type II toxin-antitoxin system VapC family toxin has product MIVIGDTSGLVAAFNSADPEHVGARAALQQAALIIVSPLVLLEVEHITTRNINRQAAYAVNDWLLAHERTGRIEVPVVSADLLRIARKVQNKYLALCLDLTDATNVSLAERYETVEVLTLDRRDFRAVAPLTGQTAFRLLPDDL; this is encoded by the coding sequence ATGATCGTGATTGGCGACACCTCGGGTCTGGTCGCCGCTTTCAACTCCGCGGATCCCGAGCATGTCGGTGCGCGCGCCGCGCTGCAGCAGGCTGCACTGATCATCGTCTCACCACTCGTTTTGCTGGAAGTCGAGCACATCACCACCCGAAATATCAATCGTCAAGCCGCTTACGCGGTCAACGATTGGTTGCTGGCGCACGAGCGCACCGGACGCATCGAGGTACCTGTGGTCTCGGCCGATCTGTTGCGGATCGCTCGCAAGGTGCAGAACAAGTACCTGGCTCTGTGTCTGGATCTCACCGACGCCACTAATGTCTCGTTGGCCGAACGGTACGAAACCGTGGAGGTGTTGACGCTCGACCGGCGCGATTTTCGCGCAGTCGCTCCACTCACCGGTCAAACCGCGTTCCGCCTATTGCCCGATGATCTCTAG
- a CDS encoding CopG family transcriptional regulator, producing MGLKKTTVMVDEADLALVKLAAAREGRPESEYFREAFHLAAMRTRRWDEALDIPVLDYGHAVTADEIDSAVREAIADTESDAG from the coding sequence ATGGGCTTGAAGAAGACGACGGTTATGGTCGACGAGGCGGACCTCGCGTTGGTGAAGTTGGCCGCCGCGCGCGAAGGGCGACCGGAGTCCGAGTATTTTCGGGAAGCTTTTCATCTGGCCGCGATGCGCACTCGTCGATGGGATGAGGCGTTGGATATCCCTGTTCTCGACTACGGGCATGCGGTGACGGCGGATGAGATCGACAGCGCTGTGCGAGAAGCGATCGCCGACACCGAATCTGATGCTGGATGA
- a CDS encoding nitrilase-related carbon-nitrogen hydrolase, with protein sequence MRRTVRVAAIQAEPKWLRLSEGAEQVVELIGHAAAAGARLVAFPETFLPGFPWWRWVDSNQWNAEYSTRCRENSMTRDGAEMRRITAAARDHGVQVVLGFGERQDRRIYMAQAVIDENGDIVSVRRKAGLNSIERKVFASGTPNLPTVQHGVIGKVGALSGQENQRPLLTRALRADEEQIHIAAWPGHPEGDVPGPDSAPTVSRMYALEAHAYVVAPCAVVGSAAWDRRAPQTRRSTGQARIYGASGTDIVTPLTEGVEGILYADLEVGSVAPDRREVDLAPRHRARRGQQAARTAPPRRLGADRWAVPLIRGTGPDGMAAC encoded by the coding sequence ATGAGGCGAACGGTGCGAGTGGCGGCGATCCAGGCCGAGCCGAAATGGCTTCGGTTATCGGAGGGAGCCGAGCAGGTTGTCGAACTGATCGGTCACGCCGCCGCCGCGGGGGCTCGCCTGGTCGCATTCCCCGAGACCTTTCTACCTGGATTTCCCTGGTGGCGCTGGGTTGATTCCAATCAGTGGAACGCGGAATACTCCACCCGCTGCCGGGAGAATTCGATGACCCGCGATGGCGCCGAAATGCGCCGAATCACCGCCGCCGCAAGGGATCACGGGGTGCAAGTGGTTCTCGGCTTCGGGGAACGGCAGGATCGCCGAATCTATATGGCACAGGCCGTAATCGACGAGAATGGCGACATCGTCTCGGTGCGCCGCAAGGCCGGGCTGAACAGTATCGAACGCAAGGTATTCGCCTCCGGCACGCCGAATCTCCCGACCGTGCAGCACGGTGTCATCGGCAAGGTGGGTGCGCTGTCCGGGCAGGAGAATCAGCGTCCGCTGCTCACCCGGGCATTGCGCGCCGATGAGGAGCAGATTCATATCGCGGCGTGGCCGGGTCATCCGGAAGGTGATGTACCGGGACCGGATTCGGCACCCACCGTCAGTCGTATGTACGCCCTGGAGGCGCACGCGTATGTGGTGGCGCCGTGCGCGGTGGTCGGCTCCGCGGCCTGGGATCGGCGCGCGCCGCAGACCCGGCGCAGCACCGGTCAGGCGCGCATCTACGGTGCGAGCGGTACGGATATCGTCACGCCGCTCACCGAGGGCGTGGAGGGCATTCTGTACGCCGATCTGGAGGTCGGTTCGGTGGCTCCGGACCGGCGCGAGGTGGATCTGGCACCGCGGCATCGGGCGCGGCGGGGGCAGCAGGCCGCGCGGACCGCACCGCCGCGGCGGCTGGGCGCGGACCGCTGGGCGGTGCCTCTCATTCGCGGAACGGGTCCGGACGGAATGGCCGCCTGCTGA
- a CDS encoding AraC family transcriptional regulator: MVVEGWGVERFEEVNRVEVRSGSEATAMEAFERWEAHVSAAYVPLAVSPTPSGLFRGHIEHARYGDMDLTVVGSTPQQIHRTGRLIARTEDEFLLASIPLSGSARLRQDDRVAEVAPGGIVFYDTSRPYEWEFGEEWEQVVLQVPLSKLRERYGIIDSEVPTAKHFSSESAPGVVAQFFRGVAGLRRNDPGGAALLAEPGMDLLAAAVVAASGGVPRDQSADALNRQRVLSFMRDNCADPDLGVDRIAEGCRMSRRTLYRVFSEFEGGPGAVLRRMRIERSCELLRTAPQLPLSAVAKASGFLTERSFYRSFRTEMGTTPGAFRTLP, from the coding sequence ATGGTTGTCGAGGGATGGGGAGTGGAGCGGTTCGAGGAAGTCAATCGGGTCGAGGTGCGATCCGGATCGGAAGCGACGGCGATGGAGGCTTTCGAGCGCTGGGAAGCGCATGTGAGTGCGGCCTATGTGCCACTTGCGGTTTCACCGACGCCGAGTGGGCTGTTTCGCGGCCATATCGAGCATGCGCGATATGGCGACATGGATCTCACGGTGGTCGGTTCGACACCACAACAGATCCATCGCACCGGCCGGTTGATTGCGCGTACCGAGGACGAGTTCCTTCTCGCAAGCATTCCGCTTTCCGGTAGTGCGCGACTGCGTCAGGACGATCGAGTAGCGGAAGTCGCGCCCGGCGGGATCGTGTTCTACGACACTTCGCGGCCATACGAGTGGGAATTCGGCGAGGAGTGGGAGCAGGTCGTTCTGCAGGTTCCGCTGAGCAAGCTACGCGAGCGCTACGGCATCATCGACTCGGAAGTGCCTACCGCGAAACACTTTTCGAGTGAAAGCGCGCCCGGTGTGGTCGCGCAATTCTTCCGAGGTGTTGCGGGATTACGTCGCAATGATCCCGGTGGTGCGGCGCTGCTGGCCGAACCCGGGATGGATCTGCTGGCAGCGGCGGTGGTGGCGGCCTCGGGCGGGGTGCCGCGGGACCAGTCCGCCGATGCGTTGAATCGGCAGCGGGTGTTGAGCTTCATGCGTGACAACTGCGCGGATCCGGACCTCGGAGTTGATCGAATCGCCGAAGGTTGCCGAATGTCTCGGCGTACGCTCTATCGGGTGTTCAGCGAGTTCGAGGGGGGTCCGGGAGCGGTGTTGCGGCGCATGCGAATCGAACGTTCCTGCGAGTTGTTGCGCACCGCACCGCAGTTGCCGCTGTCCGCGGTTGCGAAGGCCTCGGGTTTCCTCACCGAGCGCAGCTTCTATCGTTCCTTCCGCACGGAAATGGGCACGACGCCCGGCGCATTCCGTACATTGCCTTGA